Proteins encoded by one window of Acuticoccus sp. MNP-M23:
- a CDS encoding LuxR C-terminal-related transcriptional regulator, translating to MREILRRGIDGYLLKQNLPEQLADELHRLKAGIPPLSPDIATAMLAYMAEARSATRPFSPLESLSRREREIFDGLTAGASRNALAQRFGISHHTVATHTRSIYHKLEISTRAELGMLAARASG from the coding sequence GTGCGCGAGATCCTGCGTCGCGGCATCGACGGCTACCTGCTCAAGCAGAACCTTCCCGAGCAGCTGGCGGACGAGCTTCACCGGCTGAAGGCCGGCATTCCGCCGCTCTCGCCTGACATCGCCACGGCCATGCTGGCCTACATGGCCGAAGCACGCAGTGCCACCCGGCCATTCTCGCCCCTGGAAAGCCTGTCCAGGCGGGAGCGCGAAATCTTCGACGGACTTACCGCAGGGGCCAGCCGCAACGCGCTCGCACAGCGCTTCGGCATCTCGCACCACACCGTCGCCACCCACACGCGCAGCATCTACCACAAGCTGGAAATCTCGACCCGCGCCGAACTCGGGATGCTGGCCGCCCGCGCCTCCGGTTGA
- a CDS encoding amidohydrolase family protein, giving the protein MNKIVLSVLITITACGANAQEPASRTLTTNVNVFDGVNDSLIENASVLIEGNLIAAVATEPVEAEGATMIDGAGRTMIPGLIDAHWHTLYCCNPQSVVVTGDILEVAIRGAKGAEGTLMRGFTSVRDVGGNSFAIKRMIDAGEIPGPRILPSGPPVTQTGGHFDYRPYQAVPTDPAEPLWYWYAVGLMAQADGVPEVIKRSREIMRMGAGQLKISTGGGVSSTYDPLDVRQYTCAEIEAFVEVADTYNTYVASHIFTDDAARIAVEAGVKSIEHGFLMSRETMELMRDNDVWLSLQPLLDDEDGFTFSEPESQRKWIEVTNGTDRTYTMAKEVGVKVAFGTDILFDPALAERQGAFLAKLQRWYTPFEVLEMATSINAELLALAGPRNPYQEGKLGVIAEGAYADLILVDGNPLEDIDLVADPHGTFDLIMKDGVIFKNTTGE; this is encoded by the coding sequence ATGAATAAGATCGTTCTTTCGGTACTTATTACCATCACCGCTTGCGGGGCGAACGCACAGGAGCCGGCGTCACGCACGCTGACCACGAACGTGAACGTTTTCGACGGCGTCAACGACAGCCTCATCGAGAATGCCAGCGTCCTCATCGAAGGCAATCTCATCGCAGCTGTCGCGACCGAGCCGGTCGAGGCCGAGGGCGCCACAATGATCGACGGGGCCGGCCGCACGATGATCCCCGGCCTCATCGATGCGCACTGGCATACGCTTTATTGCTGCAACCCGCAGAGCGTCGTCGTGACGGGTGATATACTGGAAGTCGCGATCCGTGGCGCCAAGGGGGCCGAAGGGACGCTGATGCGCGGCTTCACGAGCGTGCGAGACGTCGGCGGCAACTCCTTCGCCATCAAGCGGATGATCGACGCCGGCGAAATTCCGGGGCCGCGGATCCTCCCATCGGGTCCGCCAGTGACCCAGACGGGCGGTCACTTCGACTACCGGCCCTATCAGGCGGTGCCGACCGATCCGGCGGAGCCCCTGTGGTACTGGTACGCCGTAGGGCTGATGGCGCAGGCCGATGGCGTGCCGGAGGTCATCAAGCGGTCGCGCGAGATCATGCGGATGGGCGCAGGCCAGCTCAAGATTTCAACCGGGGGCGGGGTGTCTTCGACCTACGACCCGCTTGACGTGCGTCAGTACACCTGCGCGGAGATCGAAGCCTTCGTCGAAGTGGCCGACACCTACAACACCTATGTCGCCTCACACATCTTCACCGACGATGCCGCGCGGATCGCGGTCGAGGCCGGCGTGAAATCCATCGAACACGGTTTTCTGATGAGCCGCGAGACGATGGAGCTGATGCGGGACAACGACGTCTGGCTGTCCCTTCAGCCGCTTCTGGACGACGAAGACGGCTTCACGTTCAGCGAGCCCGAGAGCCAGCGCAAATGGATCGAGGTCACGAACGGCACAGACCGGACGTACACGATGGCCAAGGAGGTCGGCGTCAAGGTCGCCTTCGGCACAGACATCCTGTTCGACCCGGCACTGGCGGAGCGGCAGGGCGCATTTCTCGCCAAGCTTCAGCGCTGGTACACGCCGTTCGAAGTGCTGGAGATGGCAACATCGATCAATGCTGAGCTTCTGGCGCTCGCTGGCCCTCGCAACCCCTACCAGGAGGGCAAACTCGGCGTGATCGCCGAAGGCGCCTATGCGGATCTGATTCTGGTCGATGGCAATCCGCTGGAAGACATCGATCTGGTGGCCGATCCGCACGGGACGTTCGATCTCATCATGAAAGACGGGGTGATCTTCAAGAACACAACGGGCGAATAG